A single window of Chloracidobacterium thermophilum B DNA harbors:
- a CDS encoding diguanylate cyclase, which yields MPAPATIQMSRVEFKKQLLFVTSPTMAGQEIEALLQRSRTLQLTVAADGTSLIALMAEYEFDVVLLALEDDPVTWGHLAYIHQVNPKLPIIGCLSNDDTALAAKAKAEGVTLVLAPPLTGERLRRAIARAERAAEVVPSPLSAQTLHEIALNLHASLDLDELVETAFRTLFHLTPCITGRLLITGEGGHFGYEGNLSPQGEPVIRKMSSEAAAIELANLPEAPDTLTHVDGHQLHLQLRHGSQRSGVAILGYPRRIKLTDVEIEGLGLLSRHLDHAFRNALQYRAVQRKREQVFLINEVTRQMARSLDLETVIADIVEHLQRYMECEVVAIYTPHMTGPQGENFHIASTLANRTSVIATTLQRDTGLIRETIEGGETILCRDLRQLPEWRGHSTLSRSKIATPIWLDGTIEGVLEFESVRPGAFDDDDCAIAEDLALQVSVAIRNTRLYRNAQAEHEYLQTVLDVAVDTAIISTDPAGNIVTFSRGAEMMFGYDDKEVVGTPILPLFQDSSLFTSIEKLLDGHQVHFGGTDVALKRRHGGTFYASLSVHPLRAKRSEGFLFVLTDVTERRAQQEQLLKLSITDELTGLYNKRYYQDLLPREIARAQRRDSTFALCYFDLDGFKRFNDTRGHVAGDELLRWVGELVRSVIRRQVDLPFRYGGDEFVLILPETPAEAARRVGERICEGVYQRFNGEVTVSFGIVEYAGESAEELTIRADKMMYAAKRAGGNRVTTYTSGEWRFQSGSWPAAPATNSEQPTSYE from the coding sequence ATGCCTGCGCCTGCCACCATTCAGATGTCGCGTGTGGAGTTCAAGAAGCAGCTCCTGTTCGTGACTTCCCCGACCATGGCCGGACAGGAAATCGAAGCTCTGCTTCAGCGGAGTCGCACCCTGCAACTCACCGTAGCCGCCGATGGTACTTCCCTCATTGCGCTGATGGCTGAATATGAGTTCGATGTCGTCCTGCTGGCTCTCGAAGACGATCCCGTCACCTGGGGGCATCTGGCCTACATCCATCAGGTCAATCCCAAACTCCCCATCATCGGATGCCTCTCCAATGACGACACGGCACTGGCGGCCAAGGCCAAAGCCGAAGGGGTCACGCTGGTGCTGGCACCACCACTGACCGGCGAACGTCTGCGCCGGGCCATTGCCCGCGCCGAACGGGCGGCCGAAGTTGTGCCGTCTCCGCTTTCCGCGCAAACCCTGCACGAAATTGCGCTCAATCTCCATGCCAGTCTCGATCTTGACGAACTGGTGGAGACTGCCTTCCGTACCCTGTTCCACCTGACCCCCTGCATCACCGGTCGGCTGCTCATTACCGGCGAAGGTGGGCATTTCGGATATGAAGGCAACCTGTCCCCCCAAGGTGAGCCGGTTATCCGGAAAATGTCCTCCGAGGCTGCTGCCATCGAACTGGCCAACCTGCCGGAAGCCCCGGACACGCTAACCCATGTGGACGGACATCAACTCCACCTTCAGTTGCGGCACGGGTCACAGCGCAGCGGCGTCGCCATTCTCGGCTATCCACGGCGCATCAAACTGACCGATGTCGAAATCGAGGGGCTGGGGCTGCTGTCGCGTCACCTCGACCATGCCTTCCGCAATGCCCTTCAGTACCGTGCCGTCCAACGCAAGCGGGAGCAGGTCTTTCTTATCAACGAAGTGACGCGCCAGATGGCGCGCAGCCTCGACCTGGAAACGGTCATTGCCGACATCGTCGAACACCTGCAACGCTACATGGAGTGCGAGGTCGTGGCGATTTATACCCCACACATGACCGGCCCCCAGGGAGAGAACTTCCACATTGCCTCGACACTTGCCAACCGCACCAGCGTCATTGCCACCACCCTGCAACGGGACACTGGCCTCATCCGGGAAACCATAGAAGGTGGCGAGACGATTCTGTGCCGGGACTTGCGGCAGTTGCCTGAATGGCGCGGACACTCCACCCTGTCGCGCTCCAAAATCGCAACGCCGATCTGGCTCGATGGCACGATTGAGGGCGTGCTGGAGTTTGAAAGCGTCCGTCCGGGGGCGTTCGACGACGATGACTGCGCCATTGCGGAAGACCTGGCGCTGCAAGTGTCCGTCGCCATTCGCAACACCCGGCTGTATCGCAACGCCCAGGCCGAACATGAATACCTGCAAACCGTTCTGGATGTTGCTGTGGATACGGCCATCATCTCCACTGACCCTGCCGGCAACATTGTGACCTTCAGCCGTGGCGCCGAAATGATGTTCGGCTACGACGACAAGGAAGTTGTCGGTACGCCCATTCTGCCCCTGTTCCAGGATTCCAGCCTCTTCACAAGCATTGAGAAGCTTCTGGACGGGCACCAGGTGCACTTCGGCGGGACAGACGTTGCCCTCAAGCGTCGTCACGGCGGCACGTTCTATGCCAGCCTGTCGGTCCATCCCCTCCGCGCCAAACGCAGCGAGGGCTTTCTGTTCGTCTTAACCGATGTCACCGAGCGCCGCGCCCAACAGGAACAACTCCTCAAACTGAGCATTACGGACGAACTGACCGGGCTGTACAACAAACGCTACTACCAAGACCTGCTGCCGCGCGAGATTGCGCGCGCGCAGCGCCGGGATTCCACCTTCGCTCTGTGTTACTTCGACCTGGACGGCTTCAAACGCTTCAACGACACCCGTGGCCACGTCGCCGGCGATGAACTGCTCCGATGGGTAGGCGAGCTGGTCCGTTCCGTCATCCGCCGGCAGGTGGACCTGCCTTTCCGCTACGGCGGTGACGAATTCGTGCTTATTCTGCCCGAAACACCGGCTGAAGCCGCACGGCGCGTCGGTGAACGGATTTGTGAAGGCGTCTATCAGCGCTTCAACGGCGAAGTGACTGTCAGCTTTGGGATCGTCGAGTACGCCGGCGAATCTGCCGAAGAACTGACCATCCGTGCCGACAAGATGATGTATGCCGCCAAACGGGCTGGCGGCAACCGCGTCACCACTTACACGAGCGGCGAATGGCGCTTTCAGAGCGGGAGCTGGCCGGCCGCCCCAGCAACGAACAGCGAGCAGCCAACTTCCTACGAGTAA
- the tadA gene encoding tRNA adenosine(34) deaminase TadA: protein MNDESWMRLALEAAGTCLEVDEVPVGAVVVINGQLVAQAGNRVRTDCDPTAHAEIIALRAAARQVGNYRLTEATLYVTLEPCAMCAGALVQARIQRLVFGAADPKAGAVVSHFGLCTASVLNHRLLVTGGVLAEACGDLLRDFFRQRRNLTTE from the coding sequence ATGAACGATGAGAGCTGGATGCGTTTGGCCCTGGAGGCTGCCGGCACTTGCCTCGAAGTGGATGAAGTCCCGGTTGGGGCTGTGGTCGTCATCAACGGCCAGCTTGTCGCCCAGGCGGGCAACCGCGTGCGTACCGACTGTGACCCGACGGCTCACGCTGAAATCATCGCCCTGCGCGCGGCAGCCCGGCAGGTGGGCAATTACCGCTTGACCGAGGCGACGCTCTATGTGACGCTCGAACCGTGCGCAATGTGCGCCGGGGCGCTCGTGCAGGCCCGAATTCAGCGTCTCGTTTTTGGGGCCGCCGACCCCAAGGCCGGTGCGGTTGTGAGCCACTTCGGACTGTGTACGGCGAGCGTCCTCAACCACCGCCTGCTGGTGACGGGTGGGGTTCTGGCTGAAGCGTGTGGCGATCTGCTCCGTGATTTTTTTCGGCAGCGCCGCAACCTGACCACAGAGTGA
- the topA gene encoding type I DNA topoisomerase, producing MTKGLVIVESPAKAKTITKYLGKDFTVLASYGHIKDLPEKELGVDVEHGFEPTYEIIPDTKKRNNSKTVRELKSAARKAESIYLAADPDREGEAICQHLREELVGDKEQKPVYRLLFNEITKDAIQASLQSPRQINQALVEAQQARRVLDRLVGYEVSPMLNRGLGGGKVALSAGRVQSVALRLVVEREREILAFQPTEYWTFDARFAAALPPEFTAKLFSIHGETLKTGDFDKQRRNERHVRTEAEARDLERQLREVAEWRVAAVTTREKKRHPVAPFITSTLQQEASRKLSFPVKKTMSLAQKLYEGIELGAEGSVGLITYMRTDSTRIADSAIAEVRDFIAAQYGANRLPAKPNQYKNKKGAQDAHEAIRPTSVWRTPEKVAPYLEADELALYRLIWQRFVASQMTPALFDATTIDIEGGPGFVFRATGAVLRFDGFLAVYEEGKDELDADDEALARKLPQVAAGERVECRELQVNQSFTRPPARYTEATLVKTLEERGIGRPSTYAQTLSVIQARNYVEKRDGRFHPTPLGMVIADVLTENFADLFDPGYTAVLETQLDEIEEGKLNWREALEEFYRKFRADLEAAKANLKKAKEGVATDERCHKCGAAMVLKLGRFGKYLACTNLECRATRDYGTLPTATSDPGTAAEAVGEIACDACGRPMVRKRGRWGEFLACTGYPECKTTRNLTRTGAPKPAPVQLDEACPTCGQPLAVRQGRYGEFIGCSNYPKCTYIKREAIMPCPRPGCGGDITERRSGRGRVFYKCTNTACDVVYWDKPVTHPCPSCGAPFTLQKTNAQGETYHYCADKEHCGWTELPAEKRKKKDTLPASKNPSASEAA from the coding sequence ATGACAAAAGGATTGGTCATTGTTGAGTCTCCGGCAAAGGCCAAAACGATTACGAAGTATCTTGGCAAGGACTTTACTGTGCTGGCCTCGTATGGTCACATCAAGGACCTGCCCGAAAAGGAACTTGGTGTGGATGTCGAGCATGGTTTCGAGCCGACCTACGAGATCATTCCCGACACGAAAAAGCGCAACAACTCCAAGACCGTACGGGAGCTGAAGTCTGCCGCCCGGAAAGCGGAGTCCATCTACCTGGCGGCCGACCCCGACCGCGAAGGGGAAGCCATCTGTCAGCACCTGCGCGAAGAGTTGGTGGGCGACAAGGAACAAAAGCCGGTCTATCGCCTGTTGTTCAACGAAATCACCAAGGATGCCATTCAGGCTTCATTGCAGTCGCCACGGCAAATCAACCAGGCACTGGTGGAAGCCCAGCAGGCGCGGCGTGTGCTTGACCGCCTTGTGGGCTATGAAGTCAGCCCCATGCTCAACCGTGGGCTTGGCGGCGGCAAGGTTGCGCTCTCGGCCGGACGGGTACAATCCGTGGCTCTGCGTCTTGTCGTTGAGCGCGAGCGCGAGATTCTGGCTTTTCAACCAACCGAATACTGGACCTTTGATGCCCGTTTCGCCGCCGCACTTCCGCCGGAGTTTACGGCCAAGTTGTTTTCCATTCATGGCGAAACGCTCAAAACCGGCGACTTTGACAAACAGCGCAGGAACGAGCGCCACGTCCGTACCGAAGCCGAAGCCCGTGACCTTGAACGCCAGCTCCGTGAAGTTGCGGAATGGCGTGTGGCCGCGGTGACGACCAGGGAGAAGAAACGCCATCCGGTTGCGCCCTTCATCACTTCGACCCTTCAGCAGGAAGCGTCCCGGAAGCTTTCTTTTCCCGTCAAGAAAACCATGTCGCTGGCGCAAAAGCTCTACGAAGGCATCGAGCTGGGGGCTGAAGGCAGCGTCGGGCTGATTACCTACATGCGGACGGATTCAACCCGGATTGCCGATTCCGCCATAGCCGAAGTGCGCGACTTCATTGCAGCGCAGTACGGTGCCAATCGGCTGCCCGCCAAGCCCAACCAGTACAAAAACAAGAAGGGCGCCCAGGATGCCCACGAGGCCATTCGTCCGACATCGGTCTGGCGCACGCCCGAAAAGGTTGCCCCTTACCTTGAGGCTGATGAACTGGCTCTGTACCGGCTGATCTGGCAGCGTTTCGTGGCCTCCCAGATGACGCCGGCCCTCTTTGACGCTACGACGATTGACATCGAAGGCGGGCCGGGCTTTGTCTTCCGGGCGACCGGGGCGGTGCTCCGTTTCGACGGTTTTCTGGCAGTCTATGAGGAAGGGAAGGACGAACTCGATGCTGATGACGAAGCTCTGGCGCGCAAACTGCCACAGGTTGCCGCCGGGGAGCGCGTCGAGTGTCGTGAACTCCAGGTCAATCAAAGTTTTACCCGTCCACCGGCCCGCTACACGGAAGCCACGCTGGTCAAAACCCTTGAGGAGCGGGGCATCGGGCGACCCTCGACCTATGCCCAAACGCTGTCGGTCATTCAGGCCCGCAACTACGTCGAGAAACGTGACGGGCGGTTTCATCCTACGCCCCTTGGGATGGTGATTGCCGATGTCCTCACGGAAAATTTCGCCGACCTTTTTGACCCGGGCTATACAGCGGTGCTGGAGACACAGCTCGACGAAATCGAGGAAGGCAAACTCAACTGGCGGGAAGCACTCGAAGAGTTTTACCGGAAGTTTCGTGCTGACCTGGAAGCTGCCAAGGCCAACCTCAAAAAAGCCAAGGAAGGGGTGGCTACGGACGAACGCTGCCACAAATGCGGGGCGGCCATGGTGCTCAAGCTGGGGCGCTTTGGAAAGTATCTGGCCTGTACCAACTTGGAGTGCAGGGCAACCCGGGACTACGGGACGCTGCCAACGGCTACGTCGGACCCTGGCACGGCCGCTGAAGCTGTTGGGGAGATCGCCTGTGACGCCTGCGGGCGTCCGATGGTACGCAAGCGTGGACGCTGGGGCGAGTTTCTCGCCTGCACGGGCTACCCGGAGTGCAAAACGACCCGCAATCTGACCAGGACCGGCGCTCCCAAGCCTGCCCCTGTCCAGCTTGACGAAGCCTGTCCAACCTGTGGCCAGCCACTGGCCGTCCGGCAGGGACGCTACGGCGAGTTCATCGGCTGCTCAAACTATCCGAAATGCACGTATATCAAGCGTGAAGCCATCATGCCCTGTCCGCGGCCGGGCTGCGGCGGCGACATCACCGAACGCCGGTCCGGGCGTGGCCGGGTGTTCTACAAGTGCACCAATACGGCCTGTGATGTGGTCTATTGGGACAAGCCGGTAACTCACCCCTGCCCAAGCTGCGGGGCGCCCTTTACCCTCCAGAAAACGAATGCCCAGGGGGAGACGTACCATTACTGCGCCGACAAGGAACATTGCGGCTGGACGGAACTCCCGGCGGAGAAGCGAAAGAAAAAAGACACGCTGCCGGCATCCAAAAACCCGTCTGCCTCTGAGGCCGCGTAG
- a CDS encoding NDR1/HIN1-like protein, whose protein sequence is MRGQGLRRRQFLRYATSGACGGVFGLLAAGLPNTGLAEAGVLPATDEGKLPKGFREPTLTLDELEVQQVDYPLADVLARVTIDNPNQALTLSKLTYRIVLNGVECGTGEHPEKLTLPKKAALALSLPITADLSSVPHLGINTLLQTRLGEGVFINYVIHVAFEVSVLWLFKRQIKAKLTGRLPLRDVLGKLSLP, encoded by the coding sequence ATGCGAGGTCAGGGGCTGCGGCGACGACAATTTCTTCGGTATGCCACATCCGGTGCCTGTGGCGGTGTCTTTGGGCTGCTGGCCGCCGGTCTGCCCAACACAGGTCTGGCTGAAGCCGGCGTCCTTCCCGCGACCGATGAAGGGAAGCTGCCCAAAGGCTTTCGTGAGCCGACCCTGACGCTCGACGAACTCGAAGTCCAGCAGGTGGACTATCCGCTTGCCGATGTGCTGGCCCGCGTCACGATTGACAATCCCAACCAGGCGCTCACCCTGAGCAAACTGACCTACCGGATTGTGCTCAATGGCGTCGAGTGTGGGACAGGCGAGCATCCCGAAAAGCTGACGCTACCCAAAAAGGCTGCCCTGGCCCTGTCATTGCCGATAACCGCCGATCTTTCCTCGGTGCCGCACCTTGGGATCAACACCCTGTTGCAGACCCGCCTGGGCGAGGGCGTTTTCATCAACTACGTCATCCACGTGGCCTTTGAGGTGAGCGTGCTCTGGCTCTTCAAACGCCAGATCAAGGCCAAGCTCACCGGGCGGTTGCCCCTGCGCGATGTTCTGGGCAAGCTATCCCTACCGTAA
- a CDS encoding AccI family restriction endonuclease produces MTDMHLFEKFLSVSAEDIGLRLLGCTVVEWLDFLLNPRRLRGSDFLMRWSQGVWSEERIVQAINDTTEFFAIPYGPSGAAPDKDIRSFELYFERLEKAGFGKNKRPDLLIFKNSSRETICDIVNFFGGINELPFIPESDDKVRKLLDRAILAVECENSLWKGKLMPDYGKELKPQKRLGGKLGLKKNAVLPTLILKEEDRKPLQEWQNMNNVPIHIWHAFYDIAFGISFSEVQKLINEGFILPTEQVFQSPGGVITKKLIYKIYYHHAYPLGSTIEEPRLQARFLEDKNGHILPYVHFEGGKMTLSEEALSVLRKAGNAKN; encoded by the coding sequence ATGACTGATATGCATCTTTTCGAAAAGTTTCTGAGCGTCAGCGCTGAAGACATTGGTTTGAGGCTTTTGGGTTGTACCGTTGTTGAGTGGCTTGACTTCTTACTAAATCCTCGACGTTTACGTGGCAGTGATTTCTTGATGCGTTGGTCACAGGGTGTGTGGAGTGAGGAACGTATTGTTCAAGCCATCAACGACACGACTGAATTCTTTGCAATTCCCTATGGCCCAAGTGGAGCTGCTCCCGATAAAGACATTAGATCATTTGAACTTTACTTTGAACGGCTCGAAAAAGCAGGCTTTGGGAAAAACAAACGCCCCGATCTGTTGATTTTCAAAAACTCATCACGAGAAACTATATGTGATATTGTTAATTTCTTTGGCGGAATAAACGAGCTGCCTTTTATCCCAGAAAGCGATGACAAAGTACGAAAACTCTTGGATAGAGCGATACTTGCAGTAGAATGTGAGAATAGTCTTTGGAAAGGTAAACTTATGCCAGACTATGGCAAAGAGTTGAAGCCCCAAAAACGGTTAGGCGGCAAACTCGGTTTAAAGAAAAATGCCGTCTTGCCGACCCTAATACTCAAAGAAGAAGATCGCAAGCCATTGCAAGAATGGCAAAACATGAATAATGTTCCTATTCATATATGGCATGCTTTTTACGATATAGCTTTTGGTATCTCTTTCAGTGAAGTTCAGAAGCTTATTAACGAAGGATTTATTTTGCCTACAGAGCAAGTTTTTCAATCCCCCGGAGGTGTCATTACAAAAAAGCTCATTTACAAAATCTACTATCACCATGCTTACCCTCTCGGCAGTACAATCGAAGAACCAAGATTGCAGGCCAGGTTTCTTGAAGATAAGAACGGGCATATCTTACCTTATGTCCACTTTGAGGGTGGCAAGATGACTTTGAGCGAAGAAGCACTGTCGGTTTTGCGAAAGGCTGGAAATGCTAAAAACTAG
- a CDS encoding N-6 DNA methylase — MLKTSNHKLSSSWKTRELLRSKGQFWTPDWVAEPMVEYVLAEKGGLLFDPAVGAGAFFRAAKVVASEKGLSVRFAGMEIDPVTLSQAQENGLTKDDIALVEIADFVLQAPCKKFHAIVANPPYIRHHRITPEKKVQLKHLSIQTIGKALDGRAGLHVYFLMRALSLLEENGRLAFIVPADVCEGKFASELWTWITANFTLDAIITFSPEASPFPQIDVNPIILLIRRSAPRERFLWAKCCFQATSSFKYWVRSQFRDTSKRDLIVIERDLKEGLSEGFSREPTLCKGKSRYVLGDFISVKRGIATGANDFFFMTAEKVRELRIPEKYLTQAIGRTRDVVGDEITYRTLEEIEKKGRPTLLLSLNEDNLENFPESVKQYLSKGEELGLPNRPLISQRNPWYKIETRIPPPFLFAYLGRRNSRFIRNYAYVVPLTSFLCIYPKRNDKKNIDQIWKILTHPDVLAGLSMVGKTYGDGAIKVEPRFLEKLPIPDHVVELSGLSMQMCLFER, encoded by the coding sequence ATGCTAAAAACTAGTAACCACAAACTTTCATCATCATGGAAAACTAGAGAGCTCTTGAGGAGCAAGGGGCAATTTTGGACACCCGATTGGGTCGCTGAGCCAATGGTTGAATATGTTCTTGCCGAAAAAGGCGGCCTTCTCTTTGACCCAGCAGTTGGGGCAGGAGCATTCTTCCGTGCTGCGAAAGTAGTAGCTAGTGAAAAAGGTCTCTCCGTTAGATTTGCCGGAATGGAAATTGACCCAGTAACACTATCTCAAGCCCAAGAGAATGGCCTAACTAAAGATGATATTGCTTTGGTAGAAATTGCTGATTTTGTACTCCAAGCACCCTGTAAGAAATTTCACGCCATTGTAGCTAATCCTCCATACATTCGGCATCACCGAATCACTCCAGAGAAAAAAGTACAACTTAAGCATTTGAGCATTCAAACAATTGGCAAAGCACTTGATGGACGAGCAGGGCTACATGTGTATTTCTTGATGCGTGCTTTGTCACTACTTGAAGAAAATGGAAGATTAGCATTTATTGTACCTGCTGACGTATGTGAAGGTAAATTCGCCTCTGAGTTATGGACTTGGATTACAGCAAATTTTACTTTAGATGCCATTATAACCTTTTCTCCAGAAGCATCACCATTTCCTCAAATTGATGTAAATCCAATTATTTTACTTATTCGCAGATCAGCGCCGAGAGAGAGATTTCTGTGGGCCAAGTGCTGCTTTCAGGCAACCAGCTCATTCAAATATTGGGTGAGGTCTCAATTTAGGGATACATCTAAACGAGACTTGATTGTAATTGAACGAGACTTGAAAGAAGGATTATCTGAAGGATTTTCAAGGGAACCTACTTTATGTAAAGGAAAAAGTAGATACGTTCTTGGTGATTTTATTTCGGTTAAGCGTGGCATTGCAACAGGAGCAAATGACTTTTTCTTTATGACTGCCGAGAAAGTAAGAGAATTAAGAATACCTGAAAAGTATCTCACTCAAGCAATTGGCCGCACAAGAGACGTTGTAGGAGACGAAATTACTTATCGAACACTTGAAGAAATTGAGAAAAAGGGAAGGCCCACTCTACTACTATCGCTCAATGAGGATAACTTAGAAAATTTTCCAGAATCTGTTAAACAATACCTCAGCAAAGGTGAAGAACTAGGATTGCCTAACCGTCCTTTGATTTCACAGCGCAATCCTTGGTATAAAATAGAAACCCGTATTCCACCACCTTTTTTATTTGCTTATTTGGGCCGTCGTAACTCAAGGTTTATTCGAAATTACGCTTACGTTGTTCCATTGACAAGCTTCCTGTGCATATATCCAAAGAGGAATGATAAAAAAAACATAGACCAAATTTGGAAAATCCTCACTCATCCAGATGTGTTAGCAGGTCTTTCAATGGTTGGGAAAACTTATGGTGACGGCGCAATAAAGGTTGAGCCTAGATTTTTAGAGAAGCTTCCTATTCCAGACCATGTTGTTGAACTGTCGGGCCTTTCGATGCAGATGTGTCTATTTGAGCGATAA
- the dtd gene encoding D-aminoacyl-tRNA deacylase, producing the protein MLAISFLKFAMRLVIQRVTQASVTVGGKLVGRCGRGLCILVGITHRDTAADADWLAEKTANLRIFEDENGKMNRSLLDIGGEALVVSQFTLYGDARKGRRPSFTAAAPPETAEPLVTRYADALRLLGIPVGTGVFGAMMQVEIHNDGPVTLILERGGISVGAEVE; encoded by the coding sequence ATGCTTGCTATTTCTTTTCTGAAATTTGCCATGCGGCTTGTTATCCAGCGTGTGACTCAGGCTTCTGTGACCGTCGGGGGAAAGCTCGTTGGGCGCTGCGGTCGCGGTTTGTGCATTCTCGTCGGCATCACACACCGGGATACCGCCGCCGATGCCGACTGGCTGGCCGAAAAAACAGCCAATCTGCGCATTTTTGAGGATGAAAACGGGAAGATGAACCGCTCGCTGCTCGACATCGGTGGCGAGGCGCTGGTGGTTTCCCAGTTCACCCTCTACGGCGATGCGCGCAAGGGCCGCCGCCCTTCGTTTACCGCCGCGGCTCCCCCGGAGACCGCCGAACCACTCGTGACGCGCTACGCTGACGCCCTCCGGCTGCTGGGCATTCCGGTTGGGACCGGTGTCTTTGGCGCCATGATGCAGGTCGAAATCCACAACGACGGCCCGGTGACACTCATTCTGGAGCGGGGCGGAATATCAGTCGGCGCGGAGGTCGAGTAA